ACTGAACAAAACCCAGGCTTATGACCATCTGAATGAACAGAATACCTAATGCAATCAATACTAGACCCTCACAGCTGAATGGTTACCCATCTTCTAAGATCTATAGCTTACATCTGACAAGCTTTAAAATCAGGAACTAGCCAAGTGTTAGGAGCAGGTGGAATCTGCTGGGAAGATGTCCTATCAAAGACATGTCTGCATATTCAATCAATGATTAGCTTCAGGATTTAGTTAGATTTGAATAAAGACAGCTGATGTTGGGAAATCATGCCATTGCAGATTCCACCTAGCCCAACTGATCAAGTCAACATATTCATAAGACACAGAGAGGGGCTATTCAAACACAGGGtttctcaactccagtcctcaaacACCCACTGTCCACGCAGGTTTTAATTTCAACCAATCAAAGCTTCCTTCAGATAACTCAATGCCCTTACCAACCACATATCAATGTATATACAATTGTTGCTTAATTGGAGTAAAATCCAGAACACAGTGAGCGAGTCCCCAGGATGAGCTTTGAGAAACCCTGCACTACAAGTAAAAGTTTCAGTAagtaacacacagggacaggagaggggggTTGAGCCAGCGACAAGTATAGTCCAGGTAGTTACCTGTAGCATTGAGCAAGTCCAGGAGGAAGGACCTCTTGTCACCGTCCTCCACCCACACCACCTTCTGGGTGATGTTCTCAGAGGTGGAGCCCACTCTTCCCACCGCCAGGAAGATGTACTCCTCCAGGAAGTCACGCGCCAGGATCTGACCGAGGGGTTTGTGTTATTGTTGTGGAGCCAACATGGAGGACAGTTTATTAAATGTGTGTGGAAAGGTGGGTTAATACACCATAGAGAGGACATATGGCAAATAACACCTTTCCTCATTAAGCACAATAATAATTTTGACAAATACATAAGCAATTGTGGGGACTGGAGTGTAAGAATTATTGTCCATGTACCATGATCTCTTTAGGAAAGGGAGTTGAACACCATGTGGGTGTGAGTACCTGGATCTCCTTGGGGAAGGTAGCGCTGAACATCATGGTCTGACGGATGCCTTTAGGGGGCATGGTGTCCTGCTCCACGATGCGTCTGATCTGGGGCTCAAAACCCATGTCCAACATCCGGTCAGCCTCATCCAGCACCAGATAACTaacagagacagggtcagggatTGGCTGTAGACCTATTTTCCCATCATAGTTGCATGGGTATGTAGGATTCCTTTCCTGTCCAGCAGGCCAATTCAACTAATCAATAGTCTGATAAGTAGCATCAGGAGATTTAGAGCTGGCCTACGCAATATGGTCTCAGCTCTTGCTTGCACTCTGATGGACTAGGTGGAATGAATTATATTGCCCACATGTACGCAATTCATCTAGAGCTCCATTTGCACAGCGCTAGTATTACTAGAGAACATTGGTTATGTAATTATTACCCCAGAATGTCTTATTCCAGAGGACGATTCAGATGGGTTAAGTTTATTTCCCCAAACTGCCCCGTAATTCATTATTTTCCTACTCAATAAATTGACAGTTATGACGGAAACCTGGAGGTTTTTATTCTAGGTGTGAAGATATATTTCAACATGTCCAGGTGACAACAGGCTACACTGATAACTAGAGCTTAGCTCCCAAGTTTCTAAAGTATACCAAGCCAGCTTTGGATTGAGGAAGTACAATCATAAGGGTATTTTAGCGTTCTGCAGTAGAAAACGTCCTTAAAAGGCCCCCATTCCACAGATGCGAGCTAAATAGCAGACTTGCGATGCATTTTTCGGCTATGATTGAGAAAGGGAAGTTGTCATTTCCAAAAGTTTAGCTACGTTGTAATGCTGCTTTGCGATCTATTAACAGCAAGTGTGAGATTAAATAtgcacaaaaaaacaacattcaATTAATTGCCACAAAACGTATAAACAAAAGCATTCACTGAAAGTTGGTACATGTAGGCCCTTCATACATACACTTAAAAACCCATCTAAATCAGTTATTGTTTCTTGCTCAAACCCATGAGCAACGCCTGTCAAACTCAAGACATTTCTCTCAAAAGACAGGGATATCGAGTCGCACATGACTAGTATTATCAGAGTACTTTGGAGATGCTAGGTTTTTCCAGCTGGATTTACTACTCTCCTGCTACTTAAAAATGACAGACATGGAAGATTTGGACAGGACTTAAATCACAGATGGGAATTATGTGAACAAATCACCACATctcccccagtaaaactaacCCAATACGAATAAGGCTTAGGTTATTAATCTAGGTAAAGTGCCTAGTGACTGGGCCCTGGGGCTTTGTAACTTGTCTACACCTTTCAAAAACAATGAAGTCAAGAACCAGACGCTATGTCTGGGACAGCTCAGTCTGCCAGCAGTCCAGCATGTTGGAAGTCTACTCACTTGCAGTAGTCGAGGCCGATCTTGCCCCTCTCCATCATGTCCACCAGGCGTCCAGGTGTAGCCACCAGCAGGTGACAGCCTcgctccaggtctctgatctgcTGGCCAATGTCAGCCCCTCCGTACACCACACAAGGACGCACACGGGACCGGTATGCAAACTacagcaggagagaggggtggaagagggtgaatacagggtacagagatggagagagaagcgagaggggGAATACagggtacagagagagaaggcagggaaagggacaagagaggagagagaaaggagaacacAAACAATGATTGTGTGTTACACTGCAGTTCCCTAATACCAACCTTGGCTGGTTGGCCGTCAACACAAaaacagagataaagagatagaggCCCACTGGCAGACCGCTACCGACCTAGCTGGTATTGATGCTGATGGGATATCtgtcccctctgtgtgtgtggtcacaTTGCGTGGGTGTgtcaagcattttgctacacccgcaataacatcccAGGTGAGAGGAGGGCAGTTGCTTACCTTTCTGGCCTCTTCATAGATCTGCAGGGCCAGTTCTCTGGTGGGGGCCAGGACCAGAGCGAGGGGGTACTGCTTACGGCGACCATACTTTCCGTTGTCCTGTCCTCCAGACTTCTGGGCAGCGAGGGCTTCTCCTGGGCCTTCAGTGTAGATCTGACTCAGTACAGGCAACAGGAACGCAGCAGTCTTACCGGAACCTGAGAGACCACAGTTTATATTAGTCATATACCTATACTTATACTTaaatgaactacagtacaatacagttgTCGTAAGTCATATCTGCATATAGCTCTCCAGACCAATTTGAAGTGGTTCTAGTTCGCTCTGGTTCTAACCTGTCTGGGCACAGGCCATCAGATCCCTCTTGTTCTTGATGATTGGAATGGCGTACTTCTGGACCGGAGTGGGCCGAGTGTAGCGGGTCAGGGCAATGTTACTCATGATgatctctcccatctccacgtCTTGGAACTGAAATATGAAGACAAACCAGTCACTCAAATGAACACCAAACAGCTTTCACGCAACTCTGTTTCAtatggaaggggggggggggggtgtatgtgcAGGGGGATCAACAGCACCACAAGCTGCTCAGTAGAGCCCATGGGAAACGCTTCTGGTTTTGAAGAATACTAACAAAATGCTGACTAATAGGACATGAGGGTTACTGGATCTGAAACAGGGTTATTTGGCTAGAATACTTGGGGACTCACGCTGTCAATGTGATGGGGGCAGTTTTGGCCAGTGGCCTCAACGGGAATGTCGTCGTAATTGTCAAAGTTAATCCCTGTGTTGCCACCAGCGAACAGCTCCCTGGGGAGAAGCAGAAACACAGAAGGTCAGGAAAGTGACAGAAAAAGGTCTACGTGACAATTTTAACGAGAGGGGATGTTGATAAGGGACAGCAGATAGTGATGTATTGTAAAATTACATTGGTAACTCCTCATTATTGAAATATCATTAGTATGCAGAAAGGGGGGTAGGTTAGGTTACTACTCACTGTTCCAGGCGCTCATTGGCCTGAGTGGGTTTGGACCAGTCCTCGTCATCCCTGGACTCCTCCACCCAGCGGCTGTTTCCACTGCCTCCAAACCCTCCACGCTGGTAACTGTCAATCATAACATAACCACAGGGGTCAGGAAAGCTAGCTTGCTAATGAGTTGCCTCATGGTACAGCACAGAACTCTGAGGAACCTGAAAACTGCTGGCTAAGGGCTTGGGAGTGAATTCTCTAGTCTTCTCACCTTCCTCGGGGTGCACTCCCGCCGTTGTTGAAAAAAGCAGACTTTCCCCTGTCGGGACGTGCGCCGAAGCTGGTGTAGGCATCTTTAGTCGTGTTCCAGCCGCCGCCATCTTTGTTGTCGTAGACTCCAAACATGCCGGCATTCTGCATAGGCTGTACCGGGTTGTAGGACCCGCCCCTTCCGCCACGGAAACCTCCACCCCCCCTGCCCCTCTCCATGCGAGGCGGGCCACTGTTGTACCTGTTGCCCCCATTCATGCGGTTGTCGTGGTAACCATTCTGCACGAAGCCATTGTTGCGTCCACCGTCCCAACCGCCAGGCATATCTTGGGTAAAAACAGAAAGGAAATAGAGGGGAGACATGTTGACTCCCATAGTACAAGAGGGTTTCCTCCTCACACGCAGTCAATACAATACGTTGTTTATTGGTCCATTTGCACAGATATTCTTTAGTTGTTGCTGTCACAGTACCCAATCTCACAGACACCACAGGCTGGGAGCAACACAGGGGCAGCGGGAGAGCAGCACCCCTAGAGCACTTAGAGGttgtgtcttgctcaagggcacaacggtgGTAGGCAGTAATGGACCCTATAGGAAGAGAGAATTGGACCAAGTAGGCCCAGTTCCATTTCAGCCTCTAACTACTTCCCCTTAGCCTTTCTATGTTAACAGATTAGAACAACCTGGATGGCTGTAAGAAATGTGTTGAGGTCCTTTAGAGCTAGTAGGAGTTAGGGGCACAAAGGAACCACGCCCTTCTTGGTTCCTTTGGCTTTAACATCCCAGATACCCACCACTTGTACCTCATGGATGCCTCTGAAAAGGGAAATACTTCAATTAAAAAGGACCTGGCTTATTTTCCCAGTAAACAATGCACAAGCCATACAAAACAGTATACACAAGTCAATAATTTGGCTCATTAACTAGGGTCCCGATTAAGGAACATTTGTTATGCAAGCAGCATTAATTTGCTAATACCTACCACTTTCAATTCCACACACAAATAAATAGATACATTGCAATTAAGCAGTATGTTGGAATGACATAACTAATGGAGGCTGTTTTTTGTTTGAACAAAATGTAAGCATGTGAGCAGATGCCAACACCCTTAATGCAGGAAAAAGCCAGTCATGTCTTCATTGCACCCATGGGAATGTGGTTTTAAAGATGTAATTTGAGAGCCTCCAGTCCCCTTGTCTAAATGCACGTGGCCTTGTTTTCTAATCGAATTGAGTGAGACCACTGTTCTGGTAGGCAATTTAATTAAAACATGCAGAATAAAATAAAGAcaacatttaaaataaaaaaaacgccAGAGCTTCCCTCAGCCAAAGAGCGGACTGTAAAGGGACTTACAGCTTCCTGGTGCCATTGACAAAGCGCTCTGTCTAGAGAAAGCATCTGCTGCAAAAAAAAAAAGCGTCATGGGGGGGGGAGCTTCATGATGAAAACATGCTGCCGATGTACAGTGAATGTTGGCCAGTAAGAGCAGGGAAATGGAGTGGTTGATGGTTTGTCAACGCAGTTCCCAGATGCTGTCACAAAATGGACTCCAGGACATTGGATATGCACGGTTTTGTGTCCGTCTTCCCGTAGTGTCTTTTGGGATGAGAAAAACAAGCGGCTGGCTATATAAGATGGGGATTCTAACGCAACCTTTACGCCACTGTTTCCAACTAGTGGAGAAAATCAATACAGTCGGGTCACCCTCTAGCTGACCTTGTCCCAGCCCAGCGAGAAGAAATTGTCAAGATAAAACTAAAGCTAATTGTCtggtttttttttaaagggaatTTCACAACATTGTTGCTAGCTCAATCAATTTTGTGAAATGTTTATTATGGGCCACTACAATGTATTATGGCATTCTTGACCACTAGGGGGCCAGGGCATTTTTACGGTGTCCAACTGGCATACCTCATAGAGGTGGTACTGTTGATGGGGGGACGACACTTACCATTTTTGGAAGCCTCTTGGTTCCGTAAATGAGGTGGAATGTAACAGGTCCCTAGAGAGACAGACTTGTGAACACAAGGGAAGTACTGTACACAAACACGTCAAAGGTCTAATGGGTTCCTAGTCTTATTCTAGGGATGTCTCAATCCCTTTAATTTAATAGGGATTCATTTAATAGGGATTAAGTAGCCTATCTGGCCTGTTTGATTAAACAAACAAATTGGAAAACTGTCTTGTATCCCAAATGAGGAAACTGAAAACTTAAATGGCGTTTATGCGATTTCATAAATGATAAGAGAATGAATTTGCTAAAAACAAACAAGTGAAATCACTTGATGGCATCTTATACCTAAATGAACCTAGTAATACACTGATGGAAATGTGAGTCAGTCCCAATAGTTTAAAGCTCCCTACTCTAGTCTCTTTCCCACAAAGGCCAGGGATGTCAGGAATGGGATGTTTCGTGGGCCTTTGATTGgacagtagaggtcgaccgattaatcggaatggccgattaattagggccgatttcaaaaCAATCGggaatcggtatttttgggcgccgattaaaatatatataataattacacctgtatttaactaggcaagtcagttaagaacacattcctattttcaatgacagcctaggaacagtggcttaactgccttgttcaggggcagaaaggcagattttcacattgtcagctcgggggagccaatcttgcaaccttacagttaactagtcgaacgcaataacgacctgcctctctctcgttgcactccacaaggagactgcctgttacacgaatgcagtaagccaaggtaagttgctagctagcattaaacttcttataaaaaacaatcaatcatcactagttaactacacatggttgatgatattactagatattatctagtgtgtcctgcgttgcatataatctgaccgAGCATACAAGTAtgtaagtatctgactgagccgtggtaggcagaagcaggcgcgtaaaaattcattcaaacagcactttggtgcggtttcaaatcaaatctgtttgacagcagctcttcgttgtgcgtcaagcactgcgctgtttatgacttcaagcatatcaactcccgagatgaggctggtgtaaccaaagtgaaatggctggctagttagcgcgcgctaatagcgtttcaaacgctgcttcgatggtggctgttgtcgttgtgttgctggttcaagcccagggaggagcgaggagagggatggaagctgtactgttacactggcaatactaaagtgcctataagaacatccaatcgtcaaaggttaatgaaatacaaatggtatcgagggaaatagtcctataattcctataataactacaacctaaaacttcttacctgggaatattgaagactcatgtgaaAAGGAACcgccagctttcatatgttctcatgttctgagcaaggaactgaaaagtTAGCTTTCtgacatagcacatattgcacttttactttcttctccaacactttgtttttgcattatttaaaccaaattgaacatgtttcattatttacttgaggctaaattgattttattgatgcattatattaagttaaaataagtgttcattcggtagttgtaattgtcattattacaaataaattaaataaaaaaattgaccgattaatcggtatcggcgttgaaaaatcataaaatcTGTCGACCTCTATTGGACAGTACCAATAATTTATCTGCAGTTTCCTGCAGAACACTAACTCAGCTCGACTTCAGACCACTTCTAAGGCCTGAAAACACCTGACAAGTTTTTGACTTTGGGGTATGAATTATCCATTAAAAAGGCCACCTGCGGGGAGGGTTATATTCAGTCCTTGAACCACCCAATGGCCCTGAAGGAAAGGATAAGAGTGAGGGCCGCTTCAGACCAAGTGATCATAAAAGAAAAGGATCACCATAACACAACCTAGATGTCCTTTGGCTCAAAGAGTAGAGATCACTTACTGCCAGTGCCTCCACCCTGCCCATCAGCATTGTTCAAGCCTAGGACAGCAAGCTGAAATAGAAAATTAAAACATACAATTAAGTACTACGGTAAACACTGTTACGGATAAATGTAATTCTAAACATGCATATAGGACAGTAAGCCGCAAGACAAAGGGTGACAAAAACTGGGTAACACTCCATCTATAGATGCTCtacagtaacatttcaactaacccTAACACTTATCCTAACCCACACCAGCAGTTGCATATCAACAGTCacactatccaaataaagtgacaAACTGTTGATCTCCAGAAAGCAGAAAGACATGAATATCCCTTATACTACAGTGCTTCCCCCATTATACATATGTGAAGCAGGGAACTCCTGTCTAGttgtcgccccccccccccccccccaccgcaATCCGATTACAGTAAATTTCAATTGTACACTTTGCAGAGCAGTCTACCATGGGTGTACCTTTGCAAGCAACAAAAGATACTTTCTTGCAAGGCAGACACTCAAAACTGCCAATAGTCTAGATCAGGGCTgcacaaccctcttcctggagattaCCGTCCAActctaatttaacacacctgattctaccatttagctgctcaacaagaccttaactagctgaatcagatGTGCTTAATttgggttggactgaaaacctacaggacagtagatatcCAGGAAGAAAGTTGGTGAAAAGGAATAGACCCAAAACTAGGGTGTTCGGTGAGGGAGAAATAATggaccaatgtaaaaaaaaaaattaaaaacgttttatttatttaaactcaGTAAACAAATCAGTTTTCACTCAAATAAAAATGGATAGCATTTTTTAAACAAAGTATCAGCTGTTACCCAATGTCCAAAAATCCAAATATACTTTATGGAACACTATAATAAAAAAAAgtgtgtggacaccccttcaaattagtggatttcagccacactcgttgttgacaggtgtataaaatcgagcacacagccatacaatctccatagacaaacattggcagtagaatggcctcactgaagagATCAATGACTTTCAACGAAGCATCATCAAGTCAGTTCGTTAAATTTCTGGCCTGCAAGAGTTGCCCCGGTCaactttaagtgctgttattgtgaagtggaaacgtctagaagcaagtggtagccacacaagctcacagaacaggactgctGAAGCACATACAAAtctgttctcggttgcaacactcacaacagagttccaaattgcctctggaagcatCAGGACAAGTAcggttagtcgggagcttcatgaaaagtgtttccatggccgagcagccgcacacaagcctaagatccccatgcgcaacgcatcggctggagtggtgtagagCTTGCCTCCTTTGGACTCtcgagcagtggaaacgcgtgcTTCGGTTTGATGAATCATGTTTCACCATCTGGCTGTccaatggacaaatctgggtttggtaaataccaggagaacactacctgcctgaAAGCATAGTGCCAACAAAGACTTAGTGGAGGAggcataatggtctggggctgtttttcactgtttgggctaggccccttatttccagtgaagggagatcttaacgctacagcatacaattacattttagatgattctgtgctttgtggcaacagtttggggaaggccctttcctatttcagcatgacaatgccccctgtgcacaaagtgaggtccatacataaatggtttgtggagatcggtgtggaagaatttgactggcctgcacagagccctgacctcaactctttgggatgaattggaacgccgactgcaatccaggcctaatcacccaacatcagtgcccaacctcactaatgcttgtggctgaatggaagcaagtccctgcagctatgttctaacatctagtggaaagccttcccagaagagtggagactgttgtagcagcaaaggggggaccaactccatattaatgactatgATTTTGAAATTAGATGTTGggcgagcaggtgtccatatacttttggccaTATAGTGTACGTTATTGGACTAGTAGCTTTCTGTGATACAGTTCAGACTTAGTGAGAAGTGTGTGTTGGGTAACTGTGTGGGGATGCTGAGAAGTGTGTGTCTTAAGCCTTCCGCATGCCTTCGGCAAGCCGAACGAGTGTGCTCATATATTCCCTTAACCTTtttggggatagggggcagcattttcactttggatgaattgcgtgcccatagtgaactgcctcctactctgtcccagatgctaatatgcatattattattactattggatagaaaacactgacatttctaaaactgtttgaattatgtctgagtataacagaactcatagggcaggcaaacttccaaacaggaagtggaaattctggggctgtttgattttcaactcatcgcctattcacatcccaaaaatatatggatctgttcgcacttcctacgccctccactagatgtcaacagtcagtagaacgtggaatgaagcctctagtgtgatgtgggacCGGATGGCAGCTATTTAAGTCactggtctggcagaatgccagttcCTGGTTACGCGCAGTACTCATTATATGCCTTGCGTTCCATTACTCTGTAGACAAAAACTaatgatccggttggaacgttattggatatatatgataacatcccgaagattgattctctacttagtttgaccagtttattcgacctggaatttTACTTTctgaagttttcgtccgagttcgcctggaccagcgccagcttttggacatgtgaactaaacgtgctagcaaaagtagctaactggacactagtaatggatattattgaacaaaacaacgatttattgcaGAACTAGGattccttgcactgcattctgatgaaagatcatccaAAGGTAacgggaatatttatgatgtaattccatatttctgttgactcccaacctggcggagaaatatatttacgtctgagcgccgtctcagattattgcatggtatgctttttttgtaaaaaataaaataaaaatctgacacagtggttgcattaagaaccagtgtatctttaattatatgtaaaacatgtatctttcatcaaagtttatgatgagtatttctgtaatatgacggaggcatttctgaacatggcgccaatgtaaatcgagatttgtggatataaatatgcatattatcgaacaaaacaaatgtattgtgtaacatgatgtccaatgagtgtcatctgatgaagattatcaaaggttagtgattcatttgatctttggctgggaaaaatggctgtgtttttttggaTTTGGTGGTGATATAACAAATATATATGTTGtattttcgctgtaaaacattttttaaaaaatcagacacgatgggtagattaacaagatgtttatctttcatttgctctattggacttgttaacctgttgaacctagggggcactattttcatttttggaaaaataacgttcccaaagtaaatgtgctattttgtcaggacaagatgctagaatatgcatacaaatgacagcttaggatagaaaacactctaaagttcccaaaactgtaaaaatattgtctgcgaGTAtagcagaactgatattgcaggcgaaagcctgagaaaaatccaatcaggaagggaaagaaagctctgcgttcctatgcgtccctattgagcagtgaatgagatatcaaccagattcctctttctatggcttccctaatgtgtctagtgtcacaatacatagtttcaggcttttattttgaaaaattagcctgaacgtcaacattgcgtcagtggtcagctggagtCTCTCAGAGTGTTTTGTGCCTAAgagacaaatgcggccattgtttctctctttcctactaagaagccacctgtcccggttgatatctaatagatatttgaaaaacaccttgaggattgattataaacaacgtttgccatgtttctgtcgatattatggagctaatttggaatatttttcggcgttgtcgtgaccgcaatttccgttcgaattctcagccaaatgtgaaaaatattccaaattagctccataatatcgacagaaacatggcaaacgttgtttataatcaatcctcaaggtgtttttcaaagaGGAATTTCggatacaaaaataatatttttggaaaaaaggaacaattgctatctaactgggagtcttgagtgaaagcatccgaagctcaaaggtaaacgatttaatttgattgcttttctgattttcatgaccaggttgcctgctgctagctaggcataatgctatcgataaacttacacaaatgcttgtcttgctttggctgtaaagcacattttcaaaatctgagatgacagggtgattaataaaaggttaagctgtgtttcaatatatttcacgaatattttctagtaatatttatgtccgttgcgttatgctaattagtgtcagttgatggcAACGCTCCCGGATCCAGGATGGGTAGTTACAAgagttaatgtgtgaaagttacatatttcaaaaaaatatttttatttcctgtgctgccttttcagcggaatgtggGGGGGGTCCATGTCCTAGACAAGTTAAAAGAACACCGCATAAAAAActagaaaaaaataagcaataGTACCTTTGTCCATCTTGAGACACCATAGCCAGAATACACCTGGTCAAAATAGACACCTCAAGAAATCTGTAAATCATTGAGGTCGTTGCCAAAGACgtgtctctcccccccccccttttttcccCATTTTTTCATCTAACAAATCATTTTGGGGCATTATTTCTAAAGTGAAAAATATTACTCTCATTGGAATGTCAACACACTTCATTGAAGAATCCATACGGCTGAGCATTCACAGACGAAGGGGCGTGAACAGCCAGGGGAAAAAAACTTGCTGAAAACCaaaatgaacaaaaatgtaaCACTGTCGTTATAATAAATGCACAAACTGTTCCAAATGATTGTGGATGAGAAGCATGCAGACAC
This genomic window from Oncorhynchus nerka isolate Pitt River linkage group LG2, Oner_Uvic_2.0, whole genome shotgun sequence contains:
- the LOC115132152 gene encoding ATP-dependent RNA helicase DDX3X-like isoform X5: MSHVAVENLHGLEQQLAVLGLNNADGQGGGTGRTCYIPPHLRNQEASKNDMPGGWDGGRNNGFVQNGYHDNRMNGGNRYNSGPPRMERGRGGGGFRGGRGGSYNPVQPMQNAGMFGVYDNKDGGGWNTTKDAYTSFGARPDRGKSAFFNNGGSAPRGSYQRGGFGGSGNSRWVEESRDDEDWSKPTQANERLEQELFAGGNTGINFDNYDDIPVEATGQNCPHHIDSFQDVEMGEIIMSNIALTRYTRPTPVQKYAIPIIKNKRDLMACAQTGSGKTAAFLLPVLSQIYTEGPGEALAAQKSGGQDNGKYGRRKQYPLALVLAPTRELALQIYEEARKFAYRSRVRPCVVYGGADIGQQIRDLERGCHLLVATPGRLVDMMERGKIGLDYCNYLVLDEADRMLDMGFEPQIRRIVEQDTMPPKGIRQTMMFSATFPKEIQILARDFLEEYIFLAVGRVGSTSENITQKVVWVEDGDKRSFLLDLLNATGKNSLTLVFVETKKGADALEDFLYREGYACTSIHGDRSQRDREEALHQFRSGRCPILVATAVAARGLDISNVKHVINFDLPSDIEEYVHRIGRTGRVGNLGLATSFFNDKNGNITKDLLDILVEAKQEVPSWLESLAYEHQHKSNTRGRSKRFTSGGFGARDYRQTSGGGSTGGFGGRGGRQPGGHGGNRGFGGGGGFGGNFYTSDGYGGNYTHQGGVDWWGN
- the LOC115132152 gene encoding ATP-dependent RNA helicase DDX3X-like isoform X3; amino-acid sequence: MSHVAVENLHGLEQQLAVLGLNNADGQGGGTGRTCYIPPHLRNQEASKNDMPGGWDGGRNNGFVQNGYHDNRMNGGNRYNSGPPRMERGRGGGGFRGGRGGSYNPVQPMQNAGMFGVYDNKDGGGWNTTKDAYTSFGARPDRGKSAFFNNGGSAPRGSYQRGGFGGSGNSRWVEESRDDEDWSKPTQANERLEQELFAGGNTGINFDNYDDIPVEATGQNCPHHIDSFQDVEMGEIIMSNIALTRYTRPTPVQKYAIPIIKNKRDLMACAQTGSGKTAAFLLPVLSQIYTEGPGEALAAQKSGGQDNGKYGRRKQYPLALVLAPTRELALQIYEEARKFAYRSRVRPCVVYGGADIGQQIRDLERGCHLLVATPGRLVDMMERGKIGLDYCNYLVLDEADRMLDMGFEPQIRRIVEQDTMPPKGIRQTMMFSATFPKEIQILARDFLEEYIFLAVGRVGSTSENITQKVVWVEDGDKRSFLLDLLNATVIPSEVQDNAGENIEKPGKNSLTLVFVETKKGADALEDFLYREGYACTSIHGDRSQRDREEALHQFRSGRCPILVATAVAARGLDISNVKHVINFDLPSDIEEYVHRIGRTGRVGNLGLATSFFNDKNGNITKDLLDILVEAKQEVPSWLESLAYEHQHKSNTRGRSKRFTSGGFGARDYRQTSGGGSTGGFGGRGGRQPGGHGGNRGFGGGGGFGGNFYTSDGYGGNYTHQGGVDWWGN
- the LOC115132152 gene encoding ATP-dependent RNA helicase DDX3X-like isoform X1, whose protein sequence is MSHVAVENLHGLEQQLAVLGLNNADGQGGGTGRTCYIPPHLRNQEASKNADAFSRQSALSMAPGSYMPGGWDGGRNNGFVQNGYHDNRMNGGNRYNSGPPRMERGRGGGGFRGGRGGSYNPVQPMQNAGMFGVYDNKDGGGWNTTKDAYTSFGARPDRGKSAFFNNGGSAPRGSYQRGGFGGSGNSRWVEESRDDEDWSKPTQANERLEQELFAGGNTGINFDNYDDIPVEATGQNCPHHIDSFQDVEMGEIIMSNIALTRYTRPTPVQKYAIPIIKNKRDLMACAQTGSGKTAAFLLPVLSQIYTEGPGEALAAQKSGGQDNGKYGRRKQYPLALVLAPTRELALQIYEEARKFAYRSRVRPCVVYGGADIGQQIRDLERGCHLLVATPGRLVDMMERGKIGLDYCNYLVLDEADRMLDMGFEPQIRRIVEQDTMPPKGIRQTMMFSATFPKEIQILARDFLEEYIFLAVGRVGSTSENITQKVVWVEDGDKRSFLLDLLNATVIPSEVQDNAGENIEKPGKNSLTLVFVETKKGADALEDFLYREGYACTSIHGDRSQRDREEALHQFRSGRCPILVATAVAARGLDISNVKHVINFDLPSDIEEYVHRIGRTGRVGNLGLATSFFNDKNGNITKDLLDILVEAKQEVPSWLESLAYEHQHKSNTRGRSKRFTSGGFGARDYRQTSGGGSTGGFGGRGGRQPGGHGGNRGFGGGGGFGGNFYTSDGYGGNYTHQGGVDWWGN